AGGTTGGTGTTCATGCCGTGGCTGACATCGCTGCTGCCCGAATGATTCTCGGCGGTCTCCATCTCCTGTTCAGGGGTGGGAGTTTCGGCCCGGTCGTCTGTCATGGCCGCACCTGCCTGCTGGGAGCCTGCTGCTCTGCGCCCTCTGCGAACTCGCTGGCCGTTTTGCTCAGATGAATGGTGCGGTCATCTGTCCAGCTTACCCAGGCCAGCGGAATCCAGACTTCACCTGCGCCTTCCTGCTGCATGTGCAGAGACTCGCCATCGACGCCGATTACGGTGCCTACATGCTCTCCGGGTGCGCCGCCCATACTCCCGTCTCCGCGAGCATGAACCATTAGGCCCGGTTTGATGTCCTCCAGTCTCATACCCTGTAGTGTGCGGCAACAAAAGGGGCGGTGGAAGCGCTTTCCTTTACCGCTTCTTAGGACGCCGGGTAAGGTGAGACGCAATCTGTGGCCTGGGCCAGCGCTTCAGTGTCCGGAAACACCACAATCCTGGCATGCCCGAATGCTCTAGCCTGCCAGGATGAGTGCGTCTGCCCTTCGTCCCGCCCGGCTCGATGCCCTGAGTCTGG
Above is a window of Deinococcus ruber DNA encoding:
- a CDS encoding DUF2171 domain-containing protein; this encodes MRLEDIKPGLMVHARGDGSMGGAPGEHVGTVIGVDGESLHMQQEGAGEVWIPLAWVSWTDDRTIHLSKTASEFAEGAEQQAPSRQVRP